From Pedobacter indicus, a single genomic window includes:
- a CDS encoding glycogen synthase gives MNIYHISAECYPVAKVGGLGDVVGALPKYQNRLSVNASVIMPWYDRDFVNEHEFEAIFSDEIRLGTQLYRYQVLKNGKVLGFNLFLVKIPGLLDRKEVYGYADEHIQFIAFQYALLHWLCAKKDRQLLLHCHDHHSGLIPFFIEHCDEFEILKGTPTVGTVHNGQYQGWMDWQEAVLMPKFDWNHRGLLDWDGVINPLAALIKCCWAYTTVSEGYLEELFDEANGLETLFFSEKQKAHGIVNGIDFEVWDPSKDPLINHNYQHEEIEGKQKNKKAFCKQFGFSYRLPLFSFIGRLVYEKGADLLPLFIDDMMNTYADKLSFMVLGSGSLAFERELLNLQDAYPGRVAVKIGYDETLSHQIYASSDFLFMPSRVEPCGLNQLYAMRYGTMPIVRKTGGLADTVTDVSLGGTGISFENESVSEVSSAIGKAIAIHKRKVELNRNRKKMMEQDFSWQRSAQKYIDIYKSLI, from the coding sequence ATGAATATATATCATATCAGCGCAGAATGCTACCCTGTGGCGAAAGTTGGTGGTTTAGGAGATGTTGTTGGTGCTTTGCCGAAATACCAGAATCGTTTATCTGTAAACGCATCGGTCATTATGCCTTGGTATGATCGAGATTTCGTCAATGAACACGAGTTTGAGGCTATATTCTCGGATGAGATCAGACTCGGTACACAACTGTATAGGTATCAGGTTCTCAAGAATGGAAAAGTTTTGGGCTTTAATTTATTCCTTGTCAAAATCCCTGGCTTGCTTGACCGGAAAGAGGTTTATGGTTACGCAGATGAACATATCCAGTTTATCGCTTTTCAATATGCGCTATTACATTGGTTATGTGCCAAAAAGGATAGACAACTATTATTGCATTGTCACGATCACCATAGCGGCCTAATCCCTTTTTTTATTGAGCATTGTGATGAATTTGAAATACTGAAAGGCACACCGACCGTTGGTACAGTTCACAATGGACAGTATCAAGGATGGATGGACTGGCAGGAGGCAGTTTTGATGCCGAAATTTGATTGGAACCACAGAGGCTTGCTCGACTGGGATGGAGTGATTAATCCCTTAGCTGCACTGATTAAATGTTGTTGGGCATATACGACCGTGTCTGAAGGGTATCTTGAAGAACTATTCGATGAAGCCAATGGCTTAGAAACACTGTTTTTCTCAGAGAAACAGAAAGCGCACGGAATTGTCAACGGTATTGATTTTGAAGTGTGGGATCCATCGAAAGACCCCCTGATAAATCATAACTATCAGCATGAAGAAATTGAGGGCAAGCAAAAGAATAAAAAAGCATTTTGTAAGCAATTTGGATTCTCTTATCGCTTACCATTATTTTCTTTTATCGGCCGGCTGGTTTATGAAAAAGGAGCTGATCTGTTACCTCTTTTTATTGACGATATGATGAATACCTATGCCGACAAGTTGAGTTTTATGGTTTTGGGATCAGGTAGTCTGGCTTTCGAGCGAGAATTACTAAACCTACAAGATGCGTATCCGGGCCGCGTTGCTGTCAAGATCGGTTACGACGAAACATTGTCTCATCAGATCTATGCAAGCTCTGATTTCCTTTTTATGCCATCAAGGGTAGAGCCTTGCGGTTTAAATCAGCTATATGCCATGCGTTACGGTACGATGCCAATCGTCCGAAAGACGGGTGGATTAGCCGATACCGTGACCGATGTTTCATTAGGTGGTACGGGAATCTCATTTGAGAATGAGAGCGTATCAGAAGTCTCTTCGGCGATCGGGAAGGCGATTGCCATCCATAAAAGGAAGGTTGAACTAAATCGGAATCGAAAAAAAATGATGGAGCAAGATTTTTCATGGCAAAGATCTGCTCAAAAGTATATTGACATTTATAAATCGTTGATCTAA
- the glgB gene encoding 1,4-alpha-glucan branching protein GlgB, with protein MADSVQAISRFSDYDISLFKAGKHYRLYERLGAHVLDYEGYKGTYFAVWAPNAESVSVIGDFNGWNRYAHPLYVRWDESGIWEGFIANVDLGEIYKYSIVTQSGAVLEKGDPFALQWEVPPKTASIVQHTWYEWKDEDWQKSRFEKNALNKPIAVYEMHLGSWIRDPASPDEFLDYRQIADKLIPYILESGFTHVELMPVMEHPYAPSWGYQITGFFAPTSRFGAPQDFMYLIEQLHLHGIGVILDWVPSHFPGDSHGLHQFDGTHLYEHADPKKGFHPDWNSYIFNFGRNEVRSFLISNALFWLDRYHVDGLRVDAVASMLYLDYSRGEGEWVPNDFGGRENLEAVSFLKELNETVYQEYPDVQTIAEESTAWQGVSSPTFSGGLGFGMKWMMGWMNDTLEYFSEDPIYRKYTHGKITFSTVYAFTENFMLPLSHDEVVHGKRSLIYKMPGDDWQRFANLRLLYLYMYTHPGTKLLFMGGEFGQTSEWNFNQSLDWHLMQHPGHIGLFEFVKALNFLYRAEPSLYEISFKNDGFRWIEVGDAENSILVYLRKGLHAMDDLLVALNMTPQVHENFRVGIPSAGTWNVLLNSDDKIYHGSGIYQSPVQSDPIVWMDQPVSAEINLPPLGGVVLKRCKATEPK; from the coding sequence ATGGCCGATTCTGTTCAAGCTATTTCAAGGTTCTCTGATTACGATATTAGTTTGTTTAAAGCGGGTAAGCACTATAGACTTTATGAAAGACTAGGTGCCCATGTTTTAGATTATGAGGGCTATAAAGGGACATATTTTGCTGTTTGGGCACCGAATGCTGAATCGGTTTCCGTTATTGGTGATTTTAATGGATGGAACCGTTATGCACATCCACTCTATGTTCGCTGGGACGAGTCTGGAATATGGGAGGGCTTTATCGCAAATGTTGATCTTGGTGAAATTTATAAATACTCGATTGTAACGCAGAGCGGGGCCGTACTCGAAAAAGGCGACCCTTTTGCATTGCAATGGGAGGTGCCGCCGAAAACAGCCTCAATTGTTCAGCATACTTGGTACGAATGGAAAGATGAGGATTGGCAAAAAAGCAGGTTTGAAAAAAATGCGCTGAATAAACCCATTGCCGTTTACGAAATGCATCTAGGTTCGTGGATAAGAGATCCAGCCAGTCCCGACGAATTTTTGGACTATCGACAAATCGCAGATAAACTAATTCCGTATATATTGGAGAGTGGTTTTACGCATGTTGAATTGATGCCGGTTATGGAGCATCCTTATGCCCCCTCTTGGGGATACCAGATAACAGGCTTTTTTGCACCAACCTCACGTTTCGGTGCACCACAAGACTTCATGTACCTTATTGAGCAGCTTCATTTGCACGGAATTGGCGTTATCTTAGATTGGGTGCCCTCTCATTTCCCAGGCGATAGCCATGGGCTTCATCAGTTCGATGGAACTCATTTGTATGAACACGCCGATCCCAAAAAAGGCTTTCACCCCGATTGGAATTCTTATATTTTTAATTTTGGTCGGAATGAAGTTCGTTCGTTCCTTATCAGTAATGCACTTTTTTGGTTAGATCGTTATCATGTTGACGGTCTTCGGGTCGATGCTGTAGCGTCTATGCTTTATTTAGATTATTCAAGGGGCGAAGGCGAATGGGTGCCGAATGACTTTGGTGGACGAGAAAACCTGGAGGCCGTTAGTTTCCTGAAAGAGCTTAATGAAACCGTTTATCAAGAGTATCCCGATGTACAGACGATCGCCGAGGAATCAACCGCTTGGCAAGGTGTAAGTAGCCCAACTTTTAGTGGCGGGCTCGGATTCGGTATGAAATGGATGATGGGGTGGATGAACGACACATTAGAGTATTTTAGTGAAGACCCTATCTATCGAAAATATACTCACGGGAAGATAACCTTTAGTACAGTTTACGCTTTTACTGAGAATTTTATGCTTCCTCTTTCACATGACGAGGTTGTGCATGGAAAACGTTCATTGATTTATAAGATGCCGGGTGACGATTGGCAAAGATTTGCAAACTTGCGACTCTTGTATCTATACATGTACACGCATCCCGGTACGAAGCTTCTTTTTATGGGAGGTGAGTTCGGTCAGACTTCTGAATGGAATTTTAATCAGTCGCTGGATTGGCACTTGATGCAGCATCCTGGTCATATTGGTCTTTTTGAATTTGTAAAAGCATTGAATTTTCTCTATCGTGCGGAGCCTTCTTTGTATGAAATCTCTTTTAAGAACGACGGTTTTCGATGGATAGAGGTGGGCGATGCTGAAAATTCAATTCTTGTGTATTTGAGAAAGGGACTGCATGCAATGGATGATTTACTGGTGGCTCTCAATATGACTCCACAGGTACATGAAAATTTTAGAGTAGGAATACCTTCAGCAGGAACATGGAATGTGCTATTAAATTCTGACGATAAGATCTACCACGGGTCTGGTATTTATCAAAGTCCGGTACAAAGTGACCCGATTGTTTGGATGGATCAGCCGGTTTCCGCTGAGATTAACTTGCCACCACTGGGTGGTGTCGTTTTGAAAAGATGTAAAGCAACTGAACCTAAATAG
- a CDS encoding glucose-1-phosphate adenylyltransferase — protein MKSNVISIVLGGGRGTRLNPLTLTRSKPAVPIAGKYRLVDIPISNCLNSELNRIFVLTQYNSASLNSHIKNTYNFSVFDKGFVDILAAEQNMDGDRWYQGTADAVRKIRRYLEVHDYDYILILSGDQLYQMNFQKLIDFHIQNSAKITLATIPVSAKDATSFGILKSNEESQITSFIEKPSADLLSEWKSEVSEEMRTNGREYLASMGIYMFDKGVLADLLIENDGLDFGKELIPYAIEKSNVFSYQYDGYWTDIGNIDSFFEANIGLTDDIPAFNLFDSNTIFSRSRMLPPSKFAGCLLDRVIVADGCIINADKVERSVIGVRSRIGRGTVIRNTYMMGADYYQDLDEITQYQRVGRPLIGVGERCYIDNTIIDKSACIGNDVRINGGKHLEDGDFDTYTVRDGIVVIKKKAVIPNNTVIGAI, from the coding sequence ATGAAATCGAATGTAATTTCCATTGTTCTAGGCGGAGGGCGGGGAACGCGATTGAACCCACTGACATTGACTCGTTCAAAACCAGCCGTTCCGATAGCGGGTAAATATAGATTGGTCGATATTCCAATATCCAATTGCTTGAATTCTGAATTGAATCGTATTTTTGTTCTTACACAGTACAATTCAGCTTCACTGAATTCTCATATCAAAAACACCTACAACTTCAGTGTTTTTGACAAGGGTTTTGTCGATATACTCGCTGCGGAACAAAACATGGATGGAGATCGTTGGTATCAGGGTACCGCAGATGCCGTGCGCAAAATTCGCCGTTATCTGGAAGTTCATGACTACGACTACATTCTCATTTTATCAGGGGATCAACTTTATCAAATGAATTTTCAGAAACTGATTGATTTCCATATTCAGAATAGTGCAAAAATTACCTTGGCGACAATCCCCGTATCCGCAAAAGATGCAACCTCCTTTGGTATTCTTAAGTCAAATGAAGAAAGTCAGATAACTTCATTTATTGAAAAACCGAGTGCGGATCTATTAAGTGAATGGAAATCGGAAGTGAGTGAGGAGATGCGGACTAATGGTCGTGAATATTTAGCTTCAATGGGAATTTATATGTTTGACAAAGGGGTATTGGCCGATCTGTTAATAGAAAACGATGGTTTGGATTTTGGGAAGGAGCTTATTCCTTATGCAATCGAGAAGTCCAATGTTTTTAGTTATCAATACGATGGTTATTGGACTGATATCGGAAATATCGACTCGTTTTTTGAGGCAAATATTGGTTTGACGGACGATATTCCAGCTTTCAATCTTTTTGATTCGAATACGATTTTCTCTCGATCGAGGATGTTGCCTCCTTCCAAATTTGCTGGTTGTTTATTGGATAGGGTTATTGTGGCGGACGGCTGTATTATCAATGCAGACAAGGTTGAACGTTCGGTAATCGGGGTCCGGTCCCGAATTGGGAGGGGAACGGTTATTCGAAATACATATATGATGGGGGCTGACTACTACCAAGACCTAGATGAGATAACCCAATATCAGCGAGTTGGTAGACCACTCATCGGTGTGGGTGAACGTTGTTATATCGATAACACCATTATTGATAAAAGTGCTTGCATCGGTAACGATGTTCGTATAAATGGTGGTAAGCACCTAGAAGATGGAGACTTTGATACCTATACGGTGAGAGACGGCATTGTTGTTATTAAGAAAAAAGCCGTTATTCCAAACAATACGGTAATCGGTGCAATCTAG
- a CDS encoding glycoside hydrolase family 31 protein yields the protein MIEKFNTPQKLRDEWTNQYEEEIHHTNNPVLDPPSIEKKYLKPIRQYLQQANSFYFHDGSATIEVKVVSDEIVRVRLAPNSSFLDDFSYAVDNSTKHVDLFELTEDENSYQVRTNTVTCLIEKESSLVAFSDRNGKLFSKDAAPMHWEENADFGGYYVYCTKEAASNESFFGLGDKPTHLNLRGKRLVNWNSDTYSFGFNRDPLYKSIPFYIGLKNGEAYGIFFDNTFKTYFDFAAEDPTKTSFWSEGGELQYYYIHGPSIEDVIKRYHLLTGTHYLPPKWALGYHQCRWSYYPESKVRDLAKQFRERKIPCDAIYLDIDYMDGYRCFTWNKKYFPDHKKMISDLSADGFQTVVMIDPGIKVDENYWVYKEADKNSYFCRRGDDYFMEGYVWPGRCKFPDFTNPAVRKWWGSLYRDLVESGVSGVWNDMNEPAVFGRGTFPDDVRHHFDGKRGSHRKAHNVYGMQMVRATYDGLKKLLHGKRPFTITRAAYSGTQRYASVWTGDNIATWEHLKIGSLQLQRLAMSGLSFCGTDIGGFSGEPSAELFSRWLQFGVFSPFMRAHSAGDTAEREPWSFGEEYESINRKFIELRYQLLSYIYTVFHEHALNGTPILKPLIMLEQSDSNHHREEEFSFGDKLLVSPVLEDGQRQKTIYLPTGYWYDYWSNQLMNGGVEHLVDTPLDRMPLFIKAGAVLPINPIVQHVNEKVIDELSLLVYYLEGSLTSALYEDDGESYAYEDEYFLYKKYKLHGTESSLTIQQTREGRYIEPYTNYKINLIGIPFEINKISIDNDMVDFQRNEDGIYRLTAPKNFDKIIVS from the coding sequence ATGATTGAAAAGTTTAACACACCTCAAAAGCTCAGAGATGAGTGGACTAACCAGTATGAGGAAGAGATTCATCATACGAATAACCCAGTATTGGACCCACCCAGCATCGAGAAAAAATACCTGAAACCAATCCGGCAATATCTTCAACAGGCAAATAGCTTCTACTTTCACGATGGATCTGCGACGATTGAAGTGAAAGTTGTCAGTGACGAAATTGTCCGAGTTCGTCTAGCTCCAAATTCGAGCTTTCTAGACGACTTCTCCTACGCAGTAGATAATTCTACGAAACATGTCGATCTTTTTGAGTTGACCGAAGACGAAAATAGCTACCAAGTCCGCACCAATACGGTTACCTGTCTGATAGAGAAAGAAAGTTCATTGGTTGCTTTCTCTGACCGCAATGGGAAATTGTTTAGTAAAGATGCCGCGCCCATGCATTGGGAAGAGAATGCCGATTTCGGTGGTTATTATGTTTATTGTACGAAAGAGGCTGCATCAAATGAGAGCTTTTTCGGATTGGGCGATAAACCGACTCATTTGAATCTCCGAGGCAAGCGCTTGGTCAATTGGAACTCAGATACATATTCTTTCGGATTTAATCGCGACCCACTTTATAAAAGCATACCATTCTATATCGGCTTGAAGAATGGCGAAGCTTATGGAATATTTTTTGACAATACCTTTAAAACCTATTTCGATTTTGCCGCCGAAGATCCTACTAAAACCAGCTTTTGGTCTGAAGGCGGGGAGCTCCAATACTACTACATTCACGGGCCATCGATAGAAGATGTGATTAAGCGCTATCATTTGTTAACGGGGACACATTACCTGCCGCCCAAATGGGCTCTGGGGTATCACCAGTGTCGGTGGAGTTACTATCCTGAAAGTAAAGTGCGTGATTTAGCAAAGCAGTTTAGAGAACGAAAAATACCATGTGATGCCATTTATCTTGATATCGATTATATGGATGGATACCGATGCTTTACCTGGAATAAAAAATATTTCCCCGATCACAAGAAGATGATTTCTGATCTGTCTGCCGATGGTTTTCAGACCGTTGTCATGATCGACCCCGGAATCAAAGTAGATGAGAATTATTGGGTATATAAGGAGGCAGATAAAAATAGCTATTTCTGTAGGCGTGGTGATGATTATTTTATGGAAGGTTATGTATGGCCAGGACGATGCAAATTTCCTGATTTTACGAATCCGGCTGTTCGAAAATGGTGGGGTAGCTTATACAGAGATTTAGTCGAGAGCGGTGTTTCCGGGGTTTGGAACGATATGAATGAACCTGCTGTTTTTGGTCGGGGAACCTTCCCTGATGATGTCCGTCATCACTTTGATGGCAAGCGGGGCTCACACCGAAAAGCTCATAATGTATATGGAATGCAAATGGTGAGAGCCACCTATGATGGTTTGAAAAAACTGTTGCACGGGAAACGTCCTTTTACAATTACCAGAGCGGCTTATTCAGGAACTCAACGTTATGCTTCTGTGTGGACGGGCGATAATATAGCAACTTGGGAGCATCTGAAGATCGGATCTTTGCAATTACAGCGGTTAGCGATGTCCGGACTGTCTTTTTGCGGAACAGATATCGGAGGGTTCAGTGGAGAACCCAGTGCTGAGCTGTTTAGTCGCTGGCTACAATTTGGCGTGTTTTCACCATTTATGAGAGCTCACTCCGCTGGAGATACTGCAGAAAGAGAACCATGGAGCTTTGGCGAAGAATATGAATCAATCAACCGAAAATTCATCGAACTCCGATATCAGTTGCTATCGTATATTTATACGGTGTTTCATGAGCACGCCCTTAACGGAACACCCATTTTGAAGCCTTTGATCATGTTGGAACAATCCGATAGTAATCATCATCGGGAAGAGGAGTTTTCATTTGGTGACAAGCTATTGGTATCGCCAGTTTTGGAAGATGGACAACGACAAAAAACAATTTATTTACCCACTGGTTATTGGTATGATTACTGGTCCAATCAACTTATGAATGGAGGGGTGGAGCATTTGGTTGATACACCACTTGACAGAATGCCGCTATTTATCAAAGCGGGTGCCGTTTTGCCAATTAATCCGATTGTTCAACATGTTAATGAAAAGGTAATCGACGAGTTGAGTTTGCTGGTCTACTATCTGGAAGGAAGTTTGACATCCGCACTCTATGAAGATGATGGCGAGTCATATGCGTATGAGGACGAATATTTTCTTTATAAAAAATATAAGTTACATGGAACCGAAAGCTCACTTACGATTCAGCAAACAAGAGAGGGACGCTATATTGAACCGTATACCAATTATAAAATAAACTTAATTGGGATCCCGTTCGAGATAAATAAGATTTCGATAGATAATGATATGGTTGATTTTCAAAGGAATGAAGATGGGATCTATCGACTGACCGCTCCCAAAAATTTTGATAAGATAATTGTATCATAA
- the hisD gene encoding histidinol dehydrogenase, with translation MIPCFEYKNLSKQKIDELIVRNNDTDYKIRSQVEAIIDSVKSDGDKALVDFAKRFDNTKLTELAYRQDEIDNAVSKVERPAARALEIAFNNIYAFHKGQLRREKKIETSKGVICWRENRPIERVGLYIPGGSAVLPSTFLMLGTPARIAGVSKIVVCTPPQANGELNPFIAYCAKLLKIDTIYKAGGAQAIAAMAFGTESIPKVDKIFGPGNQYVTQAKSLIQTLSTTAIDMPAGPSEVIVVGDKTSRPAFVAADLLAQAEHGTDSQAILLTSDYQLIDKVKAEIEKQLVDLPRKEIALQALHNSYMMSFESIEELMVFCNNYAPEHLILSVDNPASYNSLITNAGSVFYGHLTPESMGDYASGTNHTLPTSAYAKAYSGVSVDSFVKKITFQEINEEGIRNLGPVVESLAAIEGLDAHKNAVSIRLQQINNR, from the coding sequence ATGATACCCTGTTTTGAATATAAAAACCTGAGTAAACAAAAAATTGATGAACTGATTGTCAGAAACAACGACACTGATTACAAAATCAGAAGCCAGGTGGAGGCGATCATCGATTCGGTAAAAAGTGACGGAGATAAAGCTTTGGTTGATTTTGCTAAACGCTTTGACAACACCAAATTAACGGAGCTTGCTTATCGACAAGATGAGATTGACAATGCAGTCAGCAAGGTAGAGCGTCCCGCTGCCCGTGCTCTGGAAATCGCTTTTAATAATATTTATGCCTTTCACAAAGGACAACTCCGACGAGAGAAAAAAATAGAGACAAGCAAGGGTGTGATTTGCTGGCGTGAAAACCGGCCCATAGAGCGTGTTGGATTATACATACCAGGAGGCTCAGCGGTTTTACCGAGTACATTTTTAATGTTAGGAACGCCCGCCCGTATTGCTGGGGTCTCGAAGATTGTGGTATGTACGCCGCCGCAAGCAAACGGTGAGTTGAACCCATTTATTGCTTATTGTGCAAAGCTGCTAAAAATAGATACTATCTACAAAGCGGGTGGAGCTCAAGCGATTGCTGCTATGGCGTTCGGCACAGAAAGTATCCCGAAGGTTGATAAAATATTCGGTCCAGGAAATCAATACGTCACGCAGGCCAAATCTCTGATACAAACCCTATCAACAACGGCCATTGACATGCCCGCAGGGCCGTCAGAAGTAATTGTTGTAGGTGATAAAACCAGTAGACCCGCTTTTGTGGCTGCCGATCTATTAGCACAAGCCGAACACGGTACAGACAGTCAAGCAATTTTGCTCACCAGTGATTATCAATTAATCGATAAAGTAAAAGCGGAGATCGAAAAGCAATTAGTTGACTTGCCAAGGAAAGAAATAGCTCTTCAAGCGCTTCACAACTCCTATATGATGAGTTTCGAAAGTATAGAAGAATTAATGGTTTTTTGCAACAACTATGCCCCAGAGCATTTGATTTTATCGGTTGATAACCCAGCGAGTTACAATTCATTAATAACCAACGCGGGCTCAGTATTTTATGGGCACCTCACACCTGAAAGCATGGGTGATTATGCTTCTGGAACCAACCATACTTTGCCCACGAGTGCATACGCAAAAGCATATTCGGGTGTTTCGGTTGACTCTTTTGTCAAGAAGATCACGTTTCAAGAGATTAATGAAGAAGGTATCCGAAATTTAGGACCAGTAGTAGAATCTTTGGCAGCGATTGAAGGTCTGGATGCTCATAAAAACGCAGTAAGTATCCGATTGCAACAGATTAATAACAGGTAA
- the hisG gene encoding ATP phosphoribosyltransferase produces MKALKIAIQKSGRLNEKSVELLKNCGLSFENYKSSLITSVANFPLEILFLRDDDIPEYVQDGIADLGIVGENVIQEKEVSVEYLQELGFGKCTLKIAIPKEKPLNYIDDLNGKSIATSYPVILQKFLDQHKIQADIRTISGSVEIGPGLGLSDAICDIVSTGSTLKNNGLEPFADVLSSQAILIGKKDVKEHEVVCELLQRIQSVLRAKETKYVVLNVKKAGLPSILELLPGVKSPTVVPLAEKDWVAVHTVISEQDFWEKINNLKSVGAQGIVVMPIEKIIM; encoded by the coding sequence TTGAAAGCATTAAAAATAGCCATCCAAAAATCTGGCCGCCTAAATGAAAAATCAGTCGAACTTCTTAAGAATTGTGGCCTTTCTTTTGAAAACTACAAAAGTTCACTAATTACTTCTGTTGCCAACTTTCCTCTTGAAATTCTCTTTTTGAGAGACGATGATATACCTGAATATGTACAAGACGGTATCGCCGATCTAGGCATTGTTGGAGAAAATGTTATTCAGGAAAAAGAAGTTTCAGTTGAATATCTGCAAGAGTTGGGCTTTGGAAAATGTACTTTGAAAATTGCAATCCCAAAAGAAAAACCTCTTAATTATATTGATGATCTAAATGGAAAATCGATTGCTACTTCCTATCCGGTCATTCTTCAAAAATTTTTGGATCAGCATAAAATCCAGGCAGATATTCGCACGATATCGGGATCTGTTGAAATTGGCCCTGGTTTGGGGTTGAGCGATGCCATTTGTGACATTGTTTCTACAGGAAGCACATTGAAAAACAACGGTTTGGAGCCTTTTGCCGATGTGCTGTCATCTCAGGCTATCCTGATTGGAAAAAAGGATGTAAAAGAGCATGAAGTTGTTTGCGAGCTTTTACAGCGTATCCAGTCCGTTTTACGGGCTAAAGAGACGAAATATGTAGTCTTGAATGTAAAAAAAGCCGGGCTCCCTTCCATTTTAGAATTACTTCCAGGCGTTAAAAGCCCGACGGTTGTTCCATTAGCGGAGAAGGATTGGGTGGCTGTTCACACGGTTATTTCAGAGCAGGACTTCTGGGAAAAAATTAACAACCTTAAATCTGTCGGTGCCCAAGGTATTGTTGTTATGCCAATTGAAAAAATCATTATGTAA
- the hisC gene encoding histidinol-phosphate transaminase gives MSNFNIQSILRENIKNLTPYSSARHEYTGSASVFLDANENPYGSALKQNYNRYPDPFQEKLKTALSKIKGVPPYNTFIGNGSDEAIDILIRAFCRPGVDNIMVFPPTYGMYEVSANINDVEIKKVNLTPQYQLDLDSIADTIDQNTKIIFLCSPNNPTGNSIFREDIEIVLNNFNGIVVVDEAYINYSRQKSFIQELTEYGNLVVLQTLSKAWGLAGLRIGIAFASQEIIDIFNRIKPPYNVNQASQQLALDALTNIDQINQWIRETIDERSLLVKNLLKFDFIEHVYPSDANFILVRTNNPLKIYQHLNQMGIIVRDRSKVSLCEGCLRITIGTPEENNRLLEVLKEFK, from the coding sequence ATGTCCAATTTCAATATTCAATCAATTTTACGGGAAAACATTAAAAACTTAACCCCATACTCTAGTGCGCGCCATGAGTATACGGGCTCGGCATCCGTCTTTCTGGATGCCAATGAGAACCCTTATGGTTCTGCTTTAAAGCAAAACTACAATCGCTATCCTGACCCGTTTCAGGAGAAGTTAAAGACAGCACTCAGCAAAATAAAAGGCGTACCTCCCTATAATACTTTTATCGGTAATGGTAGTGACGAAGCAATTGACATATTAATACGCGCATTTTGTCGGCCTGGTGTTGATAACATCATGGTATTCCCACCAACATATGGCATGTACGAGGTTTCGGCCAATATCAATGATGTAGAGATAAAGAAGGTAAATCTTACACCTCAATATCAACTAGACCTAGATAGCATTGCGGATACGATCGACCAGAATACAAAGATCATATTCTTGTGTTCACCTAATAACCCAACTGGGAATTCAATTTTTCGGGAGGATATTGAGATTGTGTTAAACAACTTTAACGGGATCGTGGTGGTCGACGAAGCCTATATTAACTATTCTAGACAGAAATCATTTATTCAAGAATTGACCGAATATGGAAATCTTGTTGTTTTACAAACACTTTCCAAGGCTTGGGGCTTAGCAGGTCTGCGTATCGGAATAGCTTTTGCCAGTCAAGAAATTATCGATATTTTCAATAGAATAAAACCTCCATACAATGTAAATCAGGCTTCACAGCAGCTGGCATTGGATGCATTAACGAACATTGATCAGATAAACCAATGGATTCGAGAAACTATTGATGAACGATCACTTTTGGTCAAAAATCTGCTCAAGTTTGATTTTATTGAGCATGTATATCCTTCTGACGCGAACTTTATTTTAGTTAGAACCAATAACCCTTTAAAAATTTACCAGCATTTAAATCAAATGGGAATTATTGTTCGGGATCGTTCGAAAGTTTCTCTTTGTGAGGGCTGCTTACGTATCACCATTGGCACACCAGAGGAAAACAATCGTCTTTTGGAAGTTTTAAAAGAATTTAAATAA